The Microplitis demolitor isolate Queensland-Clemson2020A chromosome 8, iyMicDemo2.1a, whole genome shotgun sequence genome has a segment encoding these proteins:
- the LOC103572450 gene encoding dynein regulatory complex protein 9-like, translated as MKPGNYRLYPPESKLFLQALESCIDALAIYQNTLVNFNVHVLNDNNSDSRNNISEQLDRLEILSKLQEDSLYVRELLEELKEEVEVSGSFSTLIKLIENNTSRENNERDILVDYEKVQEAVKSFRKTLKEFTIARNREMEALKAELITLRMEKQKLELKKELETQYASGWEKAQCEQSSLRCSIILKGLNTSLQDWLIRGKNERRVAREIEAFLKQNILFNENATEHWQEKYNEEIKMYETKNNNLRNDIEVKLNTLEILEDKFKSRQEFIDAYLGEKEAARMQKEHQDYRINCSIKIQSWWRGVMVRRKLGPYRLDEKKKKRPTKSKK; from the exons ATGAAGCCAGGTAACTACCGATTATATCCTCCGGagagtaaactttttttgcagGCTCTCGAGTCTTGCATCGATGCTCTAGCTATTTATCAGAACACTTtggttaattttaatgttcatGTTTTAAATGATAACAACAGTGACAGCAGAAATAATATCAg cgAACAATTGGATCGATTGGAAATTCTCAGCAAATTACAGGAGGAcag tttgtaCGTGAGAGAATTGTTGGAGGAACTAAAGGAAGAAGTAGAAGTGTCAGGGTCTTTTAGTACTCTGATTAAACTGATCGAAAATAATACCTCGAGGGAAAATAATGAAAGGGATATTCTTGTTGATTACGAAAAGGTGCAAGAGGCTGTCAAGAGCTTCCGAAAAACTCTTAAAGAGTTTACGATCGCGCGGAACCGTGAAATGGAAGCCTTGAAAGCCGAACTTATTACTTTGAGG ATGGAGAAGCAGAAACTTGAGTTGAAAAAGGAACTGGAGACGCAGTACGCGAGTGGTTGGGAAAAAGCGCAGTGTGAGCAAAGCTCTCTACGATGTAGTATCATTCTCAAGGGTCTTAACACTTCTCTACAGGATTGGTTAATCCGGGGAAAAAACGAGCGTCGAGTTGCAAGGGAGATCGAGGCTTTTCTCAAACAAAACATTCTT tttaaTGAAAATGCTACTGAACACTGGCAGGAAAAATACAATGAAGAGATAAAAATGTacgaaactaaaaataataatttgcgcAACGACATAGAAGTGAAACTAAATACACTGGAGATTCTTGAAGATAAG tttaaaagtaGACAAGAGTTTATCGATGCATATCTCGGTGAAAAAGAAGCTGCGCGAATGCAAAAAGAACATCAAGATTACAGGATAAATTGTTCGATTAAGATCCAATCCTGGTGGCGTGGAGTTATGGTACGACGAAAGTTGGGACCATATCGGTTggatgaaaagaaaaaaaaacgacctactaaaagtaaaaaatga
- the LOC103572364 gene encoding GA-binding protein subunit beta-2 isoform X1 produces MQEAICADDIEPFDGGTFIPVEFLYCDNSQKLVAKQTQSQDASSIVQLGQLLLSHAAAGNTETIRCLMRRGAPFTTDTLGTSALHLAAQSNHLETAEVLLKAGISRDARTKVDRTPLHMAAYEGHHEMVQLLINYGADVNCRDMLKMTPLHWAVEQGHQDVIQLLLENGADPNALSKFQKTPVSLAYERGRIDFVSLLQQKRDFINVQPHPSPVNTDTVQAAHSIVKMEVKEQEDNEQQQQYDIHQPFDSQSRKIPSVQSPKKQKMVFQQIHVTPASDEEEDKEAEIDERINSIENSTFKKHKDLNAFGNIEQPLQWLQTHGITMIPVDNDSSIVENAMESGRTVVLTEAGKLALNLTRTQSLGLKRIHVNSKKNTPRKVIAIRADQLTSPLTSRGPNILKRSSENKPGKIYLAPVTNNISVKTDRNSISKMYNKKNPIPVGKMEEIEEPVNPVVFQLDDDIEEITEAVNPNDNGIELLTDVATLNKKLIETRRQAAEYQKQFELKAEEAKILQQQLQEIMAANSAK; encoded by the exons ATGCAAGAGGCTATTTGTGCTGATGATATTGAACCATTTGATGGTGGGACATTTATTCca gTGGAGTTTCTTTACTGTGACAATTCGCAGAAATTAGTAGCAAAACAAACTCAATCTCAAGATGCATCTTCCATAGTACAATTAGGACAACTTTTACTAAGTCATGCTGCTGCTGGTAATACTGAGACGATACGATGTCTTATGCGACGTGGTGCTCCATTTACAACAGAcact ctaGGAACAAGTGCACTACATTTAGCTGCCCAGAGTAATCATTTAGAAACGGCTGAAGTTTTATTGAAAGCTGGAATTTCACGAGATGCCAGAACTAAAGTTGACAGAACACCTTTGCACATGGCTGCGTATGAGGGCCATCATGAAATGGTTCAATTACTGATCAATTATGGTGCTGATGTCAATTGCCGAGATATG ttaAAAATGACACCACTCCACTGGGCGGTAGAACAAGGACACCAGGATGTTATCCAATTACTTTTAGAAAATGGAGCAGATCCAAATGCTCtgagtaaatttcaaaaaactccAGTTAGTCTTGCATACGAACGCGGTAGAATCGATTTTGTAAGTTTGCTTCAACAAAAACGTGACTTTATCAACGTACAGCCTCACCCGAGTCCTGTTAATACGGATACTGTGCAAGCTGCTCACAGTATCGTAAAAATGGAAGTCAAAGAGCAAGAAGATAAtgaacagcagcagcagtatGACATTCATCAACCATTTGATTCACAATCACGTAAAATTCCTTCag TTCAGTCACccaagaaacaaaaaatggtCTTCCAACAAATCCACGTTACTCCTGCTAGTGATGAAGAGGAAGACAAAGAAGCTGAAATAGACGAGCGTATAAATAGTATTGAAAATAGTACTTTTAAAAAGCACAAAGATTTAAATGCTTTTGGTAACATTGAGCAGCCATTGCAGTGGCTTCAAACTCATGGCATAACAATGATACCCGTTGATAATGACTCGAGTATTGTGGAAAATGCTATGGAGAGTGGCCGGACCGTTGTATTGAcgg aaGCCGGTAAATTAGCTTTGAATTTAACAAGAACACAATCTCTGGGCCTCAAGAGGATACacgttaattcaaaaaaaaatactccacGTAAAGTGATAGCGATAAGAGCTGATCAATTGACATCTCCATTGACATCCAGAGGGccgaatattttaaaaagaagtAGTGAAAATAAACCTGGTAAAATTTATCTCGCGCCTGTCACTAACAATATATCAGTAAAAACTGATAGaaattcaatatctaaaatgtataataag aaaaatccAATACCAGTGGGTAAAATGGAAGAAATAGAAGAGCCAGTAAATCCAGTTGTCTTTCAGCTAGATGATGATATCGAGGAAATAACAGAAGCCGTTAATCCTAACGATAATGGCATAGAATTATTGACAGACGTTGCgacgttaaataaaaaattaatcgaaacTCGGAGACAAGCCGCCGAATATCAAAAGCAATTTGAACTTAAAGCTGAGGAGGCGAAAATTCTCCAGCAACAACTGCAGGAAATTATGGCCGCCAATTCAGCaaagtga
- the LOC103572364 gene encoding GA-binding protein subunit beta-2 isoform X2 encodes MQEAICADDIEPFDGGTFIPVEFLYCDNSQKLVAKQTQSQDASSIVQLGQLLLSHAAAGNTETIRCLMRRGAPFTTDTLGTSALHLAAQSNHLETAEVLLKAGISRDARTKVDRTPLHMAAYEGHHEMVQLLINYGADVNCRDMLKMTPLHWAVEQGHQDVIQLLLENGADPNALSKFQKTPVSLAYERGRIDFVSLLQQKRDFINVQPHPSPVNTDTVQAAHSIVKMEVKEQEDNEQQQQYDIHQPFDSQSLQSPKKQKMVFQQIHVTPASDEEEDKEAEIDERINSIENSTFKKHKDLNAFGNIEQPLQWLQTHGITMIPVDNDSSIVENAMESGRTVVLTEAGKLALNLTRTQSLGLKRIHVNSKKNTPRKVIAIRADQLTSPLTSRGPNILKRSSENKPGKIYLAPVTNNISVKTDRNSISKMYNKKNPIPVGKMEEIEEPVNPVVFQLDDDIEEITEAVNPNDNGIELLTDVATLNKKLIETRRQAAEYQKQFELKAEEAKILQQQLQEIMAANSAK; translated from the exons ATGCAAGAGGCTATTTGTGCTGATGATATTGAACCATTTGATGGTGGGACATTTATTCca gTGGAGTTTCTTTACTGTGACAATTCGCAGAAATTAGTAGCAAAACAAACTCAATCTCAAGATGCATCTTCCATAGTACAATTAGGACAACTTTTACTAAGTCATGCTGCTGCTGGTAATACTGAGACGATACGATGTCTTATGCGACGTGGTGCTCCATTTACAACAGAcact ctaGGAACAAGTGCACTACATTTAGCTGCCCAGAGTAATCATTTAGAAACGGCTGAAGTTTTATTGAAAGCTGGAATTTCACGAGATGCCAGAACTAAAGTTGACAGAACACCTTTGCACATGGCTGCGTATGAGGGCCATCATGAAATGGTTCAATTACTGATCAATTATGGTGCTGATGTCAATTGCCGAGATATG ttaAAAATGACACCACTCCACTGGGCGGTAGAACAAGGACACCAGGATGTTATCCAATTACTTTTAGAAAATGGAGCAGATCCAAATGCTCtgagtaaatttcaaaaaactccAGTTAGTCTTGCATACGAACGCGGTAGAATCGATTTTGTAAGTTTGCTTCAACAAAAACGTGACTTTATCAACGTACAGCCTCACCCGAGTCCTGTTAATACGGATACTGTGCAAGCTGCTCACAGTATCGTAAAAATGGAAGTCAAAGAGCAAGAAGATAAtgaacagcagcagcagtatGACATTCATCAACCATTTGATTCACAATCAC TTCAGTCACccaagaaacaaaaaatggtCTTCCAACAAATCCACGTTACTCCTGCTAGTGATGAAGAGGAAGACAAAGAAGCTGAAATAGACGAGCGTATAAATAGTATTGAAAATAGTACTTTTAAAAAGCACAAAGATTTAAATGCTTTTGGTAACATTGAGCAGCCATTGCAGTGGCTTCAAACTCATGGCATAACAATGATACCCGTTGATAATGACTCGAGTATTGTGGAAAATGCTATGGAGAGTGGCCGGACCGTTGTATTGAcgg aaGCCGGTAAATTAGCTTTGAATTTAACAAGAACACAATCTCTGGGCCTCAAGAGGATACacgttaattcaaaaaaaaatactccacGTAAAGTGATAGCGATAAGAGCTGATCAATTGACATCTCCATTGACATCCAGAGGGccgaatattttaaaaagaagtAGTGAAAATAAACCTGGTAAAATTTATCTCGCGCCTGTCACTAACAATATATCAGTAAAAACTGATAGaaattcaatatctaaaatgtataataag aaaaatccAATACCAGTGGGTAAAATGGAAGAAATAGAAGAGCCAGTAAATCCAGTTGTCTTTCAGCTAGATGATGATATCGAGGAAATAACAGAAGCCGTTAATCCTAACGATAATGGCATAGAATTATTGACAGACGTTGCgacgttaaataaaaaattaatcgaaacTCGGAGACAAGCCGCCGAATATCAAAAGCAATTTGAACTTAAAGCTGAGGAGGCGAAAATTCTCCAGCAACAACTGCAGGAAATTATGGCCGCCAATTCAGCaaagtga